A region from the Aphis gossypii isolate Hap1 chromosome 1, ASM2018417v2, whole genome shotgun sequence genome encodes:
- the LOC114131523 gene encoding evolutionarily conserved signaling intermediate in Toll pathway, mitochondrial isoform X2, with the protein MEKYRSGHVEFINTALKHLDEFGVNEDLETYKKLIQVLPAGKFVPQNYIQSEFMHYPKHQQCIIDLLQKMEDNGVIPDWEVEDLLVKRFGPRGFPVRRYWRMMYWMPKFNNLSPWPIPKPAPNDPYELALLAIKRISSIDIESEVKVYKTNQLEESLEDTWIVSGQSPDQKKLIENHPDNIPIYIEGGFRIWLRKQSIIYFILRTEPPPAIENEEQEDEDDISNFRVPFLDNPIPKKSDKIAIKKTVHEQEDGTILAVAATGTSSKNSLLSWIRFLEKDGNPRLTRIPILFTSKSPLGNVEPLSELDESKKEVEQSKQKVPIE; encoded by the exons ATGGAAAAATATCGATCTGGTCATGTAGAGTTTATAAACACGGCACTTAAACATCTAGATGAATTTGGCGTAAATGAAGATTTAGAAACTTACAAGAAACTCATCCAAGTATTACCAGCTGGAAAATTTGTCCCCCAAAACTATATACAGTCAGAGTTTATGCACTACCCAAAACACCAGCAGTGTATCATCGATTTATTACAGAAAATGGAAGATAAcg gagTAATTCCTGATTGGGAAGTAGAGGATTTGCTTGTAAAACGGTTTGGTCCTCGTGGATTTCCTGTTCGGCGCTACTGGCGCATGATGTACTGGAtgccaaaatttaataatctatcCCCTTGGCCTATACCTAAGCCTGCACCTAATGATCCTTATGAACTAGCATTATTAGCTATCAAAAGGATTAGTAGTATTGATATTGAATCCGAAGTTAAAGTATACAAAACTAATCAATTAGAAGAAAGCTTAGAAGATACATGGATAGTTAGTGGTCAAAGTCCTGatcaaaagaaattaattgaaaatcacCCAGATAATATCCCTATATACATTGAAGGGGGGTTTAGAATATGGCTTCGAAAAcagagtattatatatttcattttaaggACCGAACCTCCTCCAGCAATAGAAAACGAAGAACAAGAAGATGAAGACG atattagtaATTTTCGTGTACCTTTTTTGGATAACCCAATTCCGAAAAAATCCGATAAaattgctataaaaaaaactgtgcaTGAACAAGAAGATGGTACGATACTTGCAGTTGCTGCCACTGGTACATCCAGTAAAAACTCTTTATTATCTtgg atAAGGTTCTTGGAGAAAGATGGAAACCCAAGACTAACTCGtataccaattttatttacaagtaaATCACCACTTGGAAATGTGGAACCATTGTCTGAACTTGATGAATCTAAGAAAGAAGTCGAACAGTCGAAACAAAAAGTTCCCATagagtaa
- the LOC114131524 gene encoding cytosolic Fe-S cluster assembly factor NUBP2 homolog, with protein MSSNVKHIILVMSGKGGVGKSTVSTQLALGLVTKGYRVGILDVDLCGPSIPYLLKLENQEVHQCEAGWVPVYTDESKSLGVLSIGFLTKSRNDSVVWRGPKKTAFIKQLLSDVFWEDVDYLIIDTPPGTSDEHITVMENIKETPCDGAILVTTPQQIALDDVRKELSFCRKTCIPILGIVENMSGYVCPNCAECTNLFSSNGGKSLAEHFQVPFLGTVPIDPRVSSETSKYVGLTHPESQIAVSYNSIVDRVINPN; from the exons ATGTCTTCAAAtgtgaaacatattattttagtgatgTCTGGTAAAGGAGGAGTTGGTAAATCAACTGTGAGCACTCAGTTGGCACTTGGATTAGTAACTAAAGGATATCGG gtTGGCATATTAGACGTAGATTTATGTGGTCCTTCAataccatatttattaaaactagaaAACCAAGAGGTACATCAATGTGAAGCTGGTTGGGTTCCAGTTTATACGGATGAGTCAAAATCTTTAGGTGTCCTTTCAATTGGATTCTTGACCAAATCCAGAAATGACAGTGTTGTGTGGAGAGGACCAAAAAAGACtg CattcataaaacaattacTTTCTGATGTTTTCTGGGAAGacgttgattatttaattattgatacacCACCAGGCACATCTGATGAACACATTACAGTTATGGAGAATATTAA agAAACTCCATGTGATGGAGCAATACTTGTGACGACTCCACAACAAATTGCTTTGGATGATGTCAGAAAAGAGTTGTCATTTTGTCGTAAAACTTGTATTCCAATACTAGGAATAGTTGAGAACATGAGTGGTTACGTTTGTCCTAATTGTGCT gagtgtacaaatttgttttcatcCAACGGTGGAAAATCTTTAGCTGAACATTTCCAAGTTCCTTTTTTAGGAACTGTACCAATAGATCCAAGAGTATCCTCCGAGACATCAAAATATGTCGGTTTAACTCATCCTGAATCACAAATAGCTGTATCTTATAACTCAATTGTTGACCGTGTAATAAATCCAAACTGA
- the LOC114131539 gene encoding cytochrome P450 6j1 — MVLFDCLLLNLMTYAVIISTSFYFYLRYRYTFWQRQGCPVPLEPHIIYGHTKEVTKMKTWVGEHYASIYFNTNGYKFVGFYQFQKPKLMLRDLNIIKDVFTKEFSTFPNRGIVFDDKLEPLTGNLLTLEGHKWKVLRNKLTPAFTIGKIKNMIDLIDGRAQEMVRILEAPAVIDEQVEFKELLARFSTDVISIVAFGFETNSLANPDAEFRKVGRMLFSTSIESIIRNALNALAPSLIGLLKVRSIKKEYADFFYNVVNDTVRYREENNIQRNDFLDLLMKIKRGQNLASEEESKLVLNENEGKEDFKFTMDVLAAQCFVWFIGGYETSSITLTFTFFELAQNPEVQMRAQDEIDSVLIKHNGKLTYEILQEMTYLDMIVSEALRKYPPVPNLTRKAVKPYKLPNSDFTLNKGLQVVIPVYAIHNDPEYWPEPEKFIPERFTEDEKHNRPQYAYLPFGAGPRLCIGMRFGMMQVKVALFRILSTYNISLSKNMKLPIKLNPKTIPANPDGGMFLHVTKRKN; from the exons ATGgttttatttgattgtttGCTATTAAACTTGATGACTTATGCCGTCATAATTTCGACATCATTTTATTTCTACTTAAGATATCGTTATACTTTTTGGCAACGTCAAGGATGTCCTGTTCCGTTAGAACCTCACATTATATACGGTCATACTAAGGAGGTaactaaaatgaaaacatgGGTAGGCGAACATTATGctagcatttattttaatactaacgGATACAAGTTCGTCGGTTTCTATCAGTTTCAAAAGCCGAAGCTAATGCTTcgagatttaaatattattaaagatgtATTTACAAAGGAGTTTTCTACTTTTCCCAACCGTGGAATAGTATTTGATGACAAGCTAGAACCGCTTActggtaatttattaacactaGAAGGCCATAAATGGAaagttttaagaaataaattgaCACCAGCATTTACCattggaaaaataaagaaCATGATTGATCTTATAGATGGTAGAGCTCAAGAAATGGTCAGAATTCTTGAAGCGCCGGCAGTAATTGATGAACAA gtaGAATTTAAGGAACTATTAGCTCGATTTTCAACCGATGTTATTAGTATTGTGGCATTTGGATTCGAAACCAATTCGTTGGCTAATCCTGATGCAGAATTTCGGAAGGTTGGTCGAATGCTATTTTCAACTAGTATAGAAAGTATCATAAGAAATGCATTGAATGCATTGGCTCCAAGTTTAATCGGATTACTAAAAGTACGAAGTATCAAAAAAGAATATGCcgattttttctataatgtaGTGAATGATACAGTTAGATATAGAGAAGAGAACAATATACAACGAAATGACTTTCTAGACTTActgatgaaaattaaaagagGCCAGAATTTAGCTTCTGAAGAAGAAAGTAAATTAGTACTTAACGAAAACGAAGGAAAAGAAG attttaaatttactatggaCGTATTGGCAGCTCAATGTTTTGTATGGTTTATTGGAGGCTATGAAACTTCATCAATAACGTTAACATTCACATTTTTTGAACTTGCCCAAAACCCGGAAGTACAGATGAGAGCTCAAGATGAAATTGATTCAGTACTTATTAAACACAACGGGAAACTAACATATGAAATATTGCAAGAAATGACTTATTTAGATATGATTGTATCGG aaGCCTTACGAAAGTATCCACCAGTGCCTAATTTAACCAGGAAGGCAGTAAAACCATATAAATTACCCAACTCAGATTTCACCCTTAATAAAGGACTCCAGGTGGTCATACCAGTATATGCTATTCATAACGATCCTGAATATTGGCCAGAACCAGAAAAATTCATTCCGGAAAGATTTACAGAGGACGAAAAACACAATAGACCACAATATGCGTACTTACCATTTGGCGCTGGACCTAGACTATGCATTG gtATGCGGTTCGGAATGATGCAAGTAAAAGTGGCGTTGTTTAGAATATTATCAACGTATAACATTTCACTGtccaaaaatatgaaactGCCAATAAAACTGAATCCAAAAACTATACCAGCAAATCCTGATGGTGGTATGTTTCTTCATGTTACCAAGAGAAAAAACTAA
- the LOC114131523 gene encoding evolutionarily conserved signaling intermediate in Toll pathway, mitochondrial isoform X1, with protein MSNVLRTCRGFVLLFNRQCIKSVQRGFHSTEPCFDKRPKVDVVSVDSFNNVQNKNKKTYLDMLRVYQMEKYRSGHVEFINTALKHLDEFGVNEDLETYKKLIQVLPAGKFVPQNYIQSEFMHYPKHQQCIIDLLQKMEDNGVIPDWEVEDLLVKRFGPRGFPVRRYWRMMYWMPKFNNLSPWPIPKPAPNDPYELALLAIKRISSIDIESEVKVYKTNQLEESLEDTWIVSGQSPDQKKLIENHPDNIPIYIEGGFRIWLRKQSIIYFILRTEPPPAIENEEQEDEDDISNFRVPFLDNPIPKKSDKIAIKKTVHEQEDGTILAVAATGTSSKNSLLSWIRFLEKDGNPRLTRIPILFTSKSPLGNVEPLSELDESKKEVEQSKQKVPIE; from the exons ATGAGCAATGTACTAAGGACGTGCAGGGGCTTTGTTCTATTGTTTAACCGACAGTGTATCAAGTCTGTCCAACGAGGGTTTCACTCAACAGAACCATGTTTTGACAAACGTCCTAAAGTTGACGTGGTAAGCGTAGATAGTTTCAATAATGTCCAGAACAAGAATAAGAAGACGTATTTGGATATGTTAAGGGTGTACCAAATGGAAAAATATCGATCTGGTCATGTAGAGTTTATAAACACGGCACTTAAACATCTAGATGAATTTGGCGTAAATGAAGATTTAGAAACTTACAAGAAACTCATCCAAGTATTACCAGCTGGAAAATTTGTCCCCCAAAACTATATACAGTCAGAGTTTATGCACTACCCAAAACACCAGCAGTGTATCATCGATTTATTACAGAAAATGGAAGATAAcg gagTAATTCCTGATTGGGAAGTAGAGGATTTGCTTGTAAAACGGTTTGGTCCTCGTGGATTTCCTGTTCGGCGCTACTGGCGCATGATGTACTGGAtgccaaaatttaataatctatcCCCTTGGCCTATACCTAAGCCTGCACCTAATGATCCTTATGAACTAGCATTATTAGCTATCAAAAGGATTAGTAGTATTGATATTGAATCCGAAGTTAAAGTATACAAAACTAATCAATTAGAAGAAAGCTTAGAAGATACATGGATAGTTAGTGGTCAAAGTCCTGatcaaaagaaattaattgaaaatcacCCAGATAATATCCCTATATACATTGAAGGGGGGTTTAGAATATGGCTTCGAAAAcagagtattatatatttcattttaaggACCGAACCTCCTCCAGCAATAGAAAACGAAGAACAAGAAGATGAAGACG atattagtaATTTTCGTGTACCTTTTTTGGATAACCCAATTCCGAAAAAATCCGATAAaattgctataaaaaaaactgtgcaTGAACAAGAAGATGGTACGATACTTGCAGTTGCTGCCACTGGTACATCCAGTAAAAACTCTTTATTATCTtgg atAAGGTTCTTGGAGAAAGATGGAAACCCAAGACTAACTCGtataccaattttatttacaagtaaATCACCACTTGGAAATGTGGAACCATTGTCTGAACTTGATGAATCTAAGAAAGAAGTCGAACAGTCGAAACAAAAAGTTCCCATagagtaa
- the LOC114131536 gene encoding sodium-independent sulfate anion transporter isoform X1: protein MSEYSGEAKYRPKRYQSIGKLFKKRVPIISWLPKYDADQAVSDLIAGVTVGLTVMPQGLAYATLAGLEPQYGLYSAFAGCIVYTVFGSCKDITIGPTALMSLMTYQQVFNRNADYAVLLCFLSGILQFIMGSLKLGVLIDFISIPVTVGFTSATSVIIAVSQLKGLLGLKFESSNFLDCLLKVYQNIGNYRANDTILGVTSIIILLMLRKVKDIKLFGPNGKPTNKQRTIMKGLWLLSISRNALIVVACSIISYWCYRPNAEPYVTLIGKVRSGLPPLKFPPFGTEINGTPVSFINMCWDLGSSIILVPVIAVLGNVAIAKAFASGNSVDATQELYCLGVCNLLGSFVSSMPVTGSFSRSAVNHASGVRTPMGGLYTGILIILSLSLLTPYFYFIPKAALAAVIISAVIFMIEYEIVKPMWKSSRKDLIPTFATFVLCLGIGVELGILVGVGINIMLLLIPSARPFLHIEMKKLRTGLDYLLVTPENSLYFPAVDFMRAKTDRAAVKMGQSKLPVVVDCKHILDADFTAAKGIAGLIMDFKRRKQPLCFYNPRKSVLAVLQGVCVDEIVHCFTYDELEQTLNDINCSGNPAELKDIVHTTSQQSHETPLLNRRQH, encoded by the exons ATGTCGGAATACAGTGGTGAAGCCAAGTACCGACCAAAACGGTATCAGTCTATTGGCAAGTTATTCAAAAAACGTGTTCCGATCATTTCTTGGCTACCCAAGTACGATGCAGATCAAGCTGTTAGTGACTTGATCGCCGGGGTCACTGTTGGACTAACAGTCATGCCTCAAGGGCTGGCGTATGCTACACTCGCAGGATTAGAACCACAG tatggtTTGTATTCTGCGTTTGCTGGATGCATTGTTTATACAGTATTTGGTAGTTGTAAGGACATTACCATTGGCCCTACAGCATTAATGTCACTCATGACTTACCAACAAGTGTTCAATAGAAACGCCGACTAtgcagtattattatgttttttgtctGGTATTTTACAGTTCATTATGGGATCACttaaattag gAGTATTGATTGACTTCATTTCCATCCCAGTGACGGTTGGTTTTACATCAGCTACATCTGTTATCATAGCAGTATCTCAATTAAAAGGTCTTCTTGGCCTAAAGTTTGAATCGTCCAACTTTTTAGATTGTCTGTTGAAAGTTTACCAGAATATTGGCAATTATCGTGCCAATGATACAATTCTAGGAGTTACTTCTATCATCATACTACTTATGCTTCGA aaagtaaaagatattaaattatttggacCTAATGGTAAGCCAACCAACAAACAAAGGACAATAATGAAAGGCCTGTGGCTACTTTCCATATCTAGAAATGCTTTAATTGTGGTTGCTTGCTCAATCATTTCATACTGGTGTTATAGGCCAAATGCAGAACCTTATGTGACTTTAATCG gAAAAGTAAGATCTGGTTTGCCACCGTTAAAATTTCCACCGTTTGGAACGGAAATAAATGGTACACCGGTCAGTTTCATTAATATGTGTTGGGATCTCGGGTCTTCCATTATATTAGTGCCGGTGATTGCTGTTCTTGGAAATGTCGCCATCGCCAAAGCATTtg cTAGCGGAAATTCAGTAGACGCCACACAAGAGCTTTATTGTTTGGGCGTTTGCAATTTACTGGGTTCGTTCGTTTCTTCAATGCCCGTTACTGGATCGTTTTCAAGAAGTGCAGTAAATCACGCAAGTGGCGTTCGGACTCCTATGGGCGGATTGTATACTG gtatacttattattttgtcattgaGTTTATTGACGCCGTATTTTTACTTCATACCTAAAGCAGCCCTAGCAGCAGTTATAATTAGTGCTGTTATTTTCATGATCGAATACGAGATCGTTAAACCTATGTGGAAATCAAGTC GAAAAGACTTGATACCTACGTTTGCAACATTTGTTTTATGCCTGGGCATTGGTGTCGAACTTGGAATTTTAGTAGGTGTTGGCATAAACATCATGCTTCTACTTATACCGTCGGCTAGACCATTTTTGCACATTGAAATGAAAAAG TTAAGAACCGGTTTGGATTATTTACTAGTGACTCCAGAGAACAGTCTTTACTTTCCAGCTGTTGACTTTATGCGAGCCAAAACAGATCGAGCTGCTGTTAAAATGGGACAGTCTAAACTTCCTGTCGTGGTTGATTGTAAACATATACTTGATGCAGATTTTACAGCTGCTAAa GGCATTGCTGGATTAATAATGGACTTCAAAAGACGAAAACAgccattatgtttttataatccaAGAAAAAGTGTCTTGGCCGTTCTACAAGGTGTGTGTGTTGATGAAATTGTTCACTGTTTCACATATGACGAACTAGAACAAACCCTCAACg ATATCAACTGTTCTGGAAATCCAGCGGAATTAAAAGACATAGTACATACAACATCTCAGCAGTCACACGAAACTCCACTTTTAAACAGAAGACAACATTAA
- the LOC114131536 gene encoding sodium-independent sulfate anion transporter isoform X2 produces the protein MSEYSGEAKYRPKRYQSIGKLFKKRVPIISWLPKYDADQAVSDLIAGVTVGLTVMPQGLAYATLAGLEPQYGLYSAFAGCIVYTVFGSCKDITIGPTALMSLMTYQQVFNRNADYAVLLCFLSGILQFIMGSLKLGVLIDFISIPVTVGFTSATSVIIAVSQLKGLLGLKFESSNFLDCLLKVYQNIGNYRANDTILGVTSIIILLMLRKVKDIKLFGPNGKPTNKQRTIMKGLWLLSISRNALIVVACSIISYWCYRPNAEPYVTLIGKVRSGLPPLKFPPFGTEINGTPVSFINMCWDLGSSIILVPVIAVLGNVAIAKAFASGNSVDATQELYCLGVCNLLGSFVSSMPVTGSFSRSAVNHASGVRTPMGGLYTGILIILSLSLLTPYFYFIPKAALAAVIISAVIFMIEYEIVKPMWKSSRKDLIPTFATFVLCLGIGVELGILVGVGINIMLLLIPSARPFLHIEMKKLRTGLDYLLVTPENSLYFPAVDFMRAKTDRAAVKMGQSKLPVVVDCKHILDADFTAAKISTVLEIQRN, from the exons ATGTCGGAATACAGTGGTGAAGCCAAGTACCGACCAAAACGGTATCAGTCTATTGGCAAGTTATTCAAAAAACGTGTTCCGATCATTTCTTGGCTACCCAAGTACGATGCAGATCAAGCTGTTAGTGACTTGATCGCCGGGGTCACTGTTGGACTAACAGTCATGCCTCAAGGGCTGGCGTATGCTACACTCGCAGGATTAGAACCACAG tatggtTTGTATTCTGCGTTTGCTGGATGCATTGTTTATACAGTATTTGGTAGTTGTAAGGACATTACCATTGGCCCTACAGCATTAATGTCACTCATGACTTACCAACAAGTGTTCAATAGAAACGCCGACTAtgcagtattattatgttttttgtctGGTATTTTACAGTTCATTATGGGATCACttaaattag gAGTATTGATTGACTTCATTTCCATCCCAGTGACGGTTGGTTTTACATCAGCTACATCTGTTATCATAGCAGTATCTCAATTAAAAGGTCTTCTTGGCCTAAAGTTTGAATCGTCCAACTTTTTAGATTGTCTGTTGAAAGTTTACCAGAATATTGGCAATTATCGTGCCAATGATACAATTCTAGGAGTTACTTCTATCATCATACTACTTATGCTTCGA aaagtaaaagatattaaattatttggacCTAATGGTAAGCCAACCAACAAACAAAGGACAATAATGAAAGGCCTGTGGCTACTTTCCATATCTAGAAATGCTTTAATTGTGGTTGCTTGCTCAATCATTTCATACTGGTGTTATAGGCCAAATGCAGAACCTTATGTGACTTTAATCG gAAAAGTAAGATCTGGTTTGCCACCGTTAAAATTTCCACCGTTTGGAACGGAAATAAATGGTACACCGGTCAGTTTCATTAATATGTGTTGGGATCTCGGGTCTTCCATTATATTAGTGCCGGTGATTGCTGTTCTTGGAAATGTCGCCATCGCCAAAGCATTtg cTAGCGGAAATTCAGTAGACGCCACACAAGAGCTTTATTGTTTGGGCGTTTGCAATTTACTGGGTTCGTTCGTTTCTTCAATGCCCGTTACTGGATCGTTTTCAAGAAGTGCAGTAAATCACGCAAGTGGCGTTCGGACTCCTATGGGCGGATTGTATACTG gtatacttattattttgtcattgaGTTTATTGACGCCGTATTTTTACTTCATACCTAAAGCAGCCCTAGCAGCAGTTATAATTAGTGCTGTTATTTTCATGATCGAATACGAGATCGTTAAACCTATGTGGAAATCAAGTC GAAAAGACTTGATACCTACGTTTGCAACATTTGTTTTATGCCTGGGCATTGGTGTCGAACTTGGAATTTTAGTAGGTGTTGGCATAAACATCATGCTTCTACTTATACCGTCGGCTAGACCATTTTTGCACATTGAAATGAAAAAG TTAAGAACCGGTTTGGATTATTTACTAGTGACTCCAGAGAACAGTCTTTACTTTCCAGCTGTTGACTTTATGCGAGCCAAAACAGATCGAGCTGCTGTTAAAATGGGACAGTCTAAACTTCCTGTCGTGGTTGATTGTAAACATATACTTGATGCAGATTTTACAGCTGCTAAa ATATCAACTGTTCTGGAAATCCAGCGGAATTAA